A genome region from Nocardia sp. NBC_01730 includes the following:
- a CDS encoding glycosyltransferase family 2 protein → MTETHNACDITVVIPCHNEAGALPGVLAAVPTGYRVIVVDNASTDHTAAVARAAGATVVTEPVPGYGSAVQAGIGSADTEVVAVLDGDGSMDAGELPVLVGELAPGVDMVVGRRRPVATSAWPWHARLGNLVIAALLRRRHGLLVHDIAAMRVTRRAQLLALGPLHPRSGYPLQLLIGAARAGWRIVECDISYRPRTHGVSKVSGSLRGTVRAVRDFWSVR, encoded by the coding sequence CGTGTCACAACGAAGCCGGAGCGTTGCCGGGCGTGCTCGCCGCAGTGCCGACCGGTTACCGGGTGATCGTCGTGGACAACGCATCAACCGACCACACCGCCGCGGTCGCCCGGGCGGCGGGCGCCACCGTCGTCACCGAGCCGGTCCCCGGGTACGGCTCGGCGGTGCAGGCCGGGATCGGTTCCGCGGACACCGAGGTGGTCGCCGTGCTCGACGGCGACGGGTCCATGGATGCGGGCGAGTTGCCAGTGCTCGTGGGCGAACTCGCGCCCGGCGTGGACATGGTGGTCGGGCGACGTCGCCCGGTCGCGACAAGCGCCTGGCCCTGGCATGCCCGGCTGGGAAATCTGGTGATCGCCGCGCTGTTGCGACGCCGGCACGGGCTACTGGTGCACGATATCGCCGCTATGCGGGTCACGCGCCGCGCGCAGCTACTGGCGCTGGGCCCGCTGCACCCGAGGTCGGGATATCCGCTGCAACTGTTGATCGGCGCGGCCCGCGCCGGATGGCGGATCGTCGAGTGCGATATCAGCTATCGACCAAGAACCCACGGAGTGTCCAAGGTGTCCGGCTCGCTGCGCGGCACCGTGCGGGCGGTCCGCGACTTCTGGAGCGTGCGATGA